gatgatggtttactgtgaattgtgatgatggtttgtAAATTGTGATGATGATTTATTATGCCTGTGAAATACAATTATGTctgtgacatataattatgcTTGTGACctttattgtgaattatgatggtttattgtgaattgagaggggtccgttATACGGGACAAATTAGTAAAAAAGGGGGtattggtcgctttgccgagtgtaacactcggcaaagagacgctttaccgagtgtcgagccaaaacactcggcgaagaaacCAATTTCTGTTATTCTGAgaaccttttttgccgagtgttttgtctttgccgagtgtattcaaatggacactcggcaaagtgaccataaaatctgcccgttgcgcgcttgtttgccgagtgtattgggtgtgacactcggcaaagtgtgtaAACATTGCCGAGTGCTTtggtcttgacactcggcaaactttataacctttaccgagtgttttggtcttgcactcggcaaactttagcactttaccgagtgttttggagatgacactcggcaaagtttacaaactttgccgagtgttttgggcttgacactcgacaaacttgagaaattttaccgagtgttttttcgtcgtgcactcggcaaaatcgccGTCACCGTGCCATCCTGTTATCATTTTTGTGCCGAGAGtttctttttgccgagtgtttattgacactcggtaaactatttgccgagtgcgcgataaaaaacactcggcaaactactgttTGCCGACAAAATAATGACGTGTGTTGTATGCttagtgttacactcggcaaagcatttgctGAGTGTCTTTgggcatttgccgagtgccctggcactcggcaaagctactgtatcccgtagtgatTCCGGTGAAAAAATACTCTCCAACAGCCCCTTCAATTGGATATCCAAATATAGATATCCTCTATTccggatttctcgctagccaaagatggAGAGCGAGGATGGCTCTATAGACTgtgcacaagatatagaaaaactgttggagaatACAAAGATGTAGAAAACAATTTTTactcaaatgactctccaaatgataatttagagagtTGATTTTAGAAAgattgttggagatgctctaatatgTGTAGATGGTCACCCAAATAGAAGACCTTATGTAGCAGAGATTGTCAAAGAACTGGAAGAACTAGAGTCTAAGAAACATTTGAGTTATTTCAGTCAAAAATTTTCATTTGGCAAAAATTATTTCAGTCATGATCTATTGAGCATATCTTCGTTCAATTATTGGCAATTCAACAAGCTACAATGCTATATTTTTGTAATTTTGAGGATTATTTATTTAACCATCTTACAAATTTGTATTAATATAAAAAAGTATTTTTTATTGGGACATTTTTGAGCTGGAGGTTGAGATTGCACTAAGCAACAGTATGGCCTACATAAATTAAGGAACCCATTTATTTTGGGCATGCATTTCTTGTACGTAAATGCAACCTGATAAATTAAAGTGCTAAGAGTAATATGTTTTGTGTTGTGAATTTCAGGCTAGATGTGCAAAGTTACCAGGGATCTTTTGGTGAAAAAAACTATAGGTAGGCAAATCCTAGATTTGAGAAATTATTTGTTTAATAATCAGATGCATTGGAGTTATTGCTATTGTcatatatatttatttttctaAATAATTATAATTGTGCGACACTTGTTGGACCGGAGGTTAATTAAGGTCCCTATAGAATTTAGGAATTATATGGAACATATAAAACACATAGGGCGTGATGGTGCGTGATTGAAGGATAGTTAATTATTAGGTGCCCTAATTCTTTTGCAGCTTTCGTGGGTTTTTTTCATGTACGAGAAGAAGACGCGAATGTTTTGGTGGATTTTCTTCATGTATTTATATACGCAGGTCTGCAATTTAGTAAATCTTTCCTTTTTTTCTGAATGAAATGACGCGCGGCCTCCTCCACGTTAATTAAAATAAAAGGATTGACGGTCCATTGGGCCCTCACCTTACTGCAATATGATCAAGTGGTCTAGTTAGCACAGCGAAGCTGCAACACTAAATGGAAGTTTTTTGTATTTGTCTCTGTACTTTTACACTTAGttcaagaaaaaagaaataatcaAACTTAGTTTTGTATTTGTTTCTCTTGGCTTAATTTTACACctagttcaagaaaaaaaaaataatcaAACTTACTTTTTTGGCGTATGAATTATTTTTTCTTTCCTTAACACAATATCCTTTTTTACTTAGAATGGAAAGTATGCACATGGAATTTCATTTGTTGGAGTCTATAATTGGTGGAAACAAGAGCCCAAGCCATCTAAAATTACCATTTTTGCAGTTCATCACAAAAAAAATCTCTGAAGAACTAAAAATCGGTAACAGTGGCTGCGGAGTGGTTTACAAGGTAAATTTATTTTCTTGTTGCATAAAGCCAGAGCTAACTTGATCTGGTTTTCATGATCATTCTCACAAGAAAGTTTAAGCAGGGCATCCAGCGAAACCAGATTATAGCTGTGAAAAGGCTTTTGAACAGCCATACAATAGAAGACAAGATGTTTCATCGTGAGGTTAAAAGCATGATAATGGTTAGCCACAAAAATGTGGTACGATTCCTAGGCTACTGTTCACATACAGAAGAACGAGCACTATTCAGAATGGAAGGAAAACGTATTATTATGGCCCAGGATCGGGAAAGATTGCTCTGTTTTGAATATTTAATCAATGGAAGCCTTCAGAGCTACCTTACCGGTATGATAAGGCACATTTTACTTGAGTAGACTTTATGATCCATGTATTTACTTATTTCGTTCTTCTTCCTTTTTTTCAACCTACttattagtattttttttttttttgtgaaagctATGTCGCATGATTGTAAGGAACACACTGAAGAAATCAAATGTCTCATCAATTAATATGTTTATACTCAGTTTAGCATAACAAATCAAACACCAGAGGATTACATGCATTCGTCCAGCTCTTATTTAAATCTTTCCTTCTGCAGATGAATTAAGGGGACTTGAATGGCAAACTCGGTATAAAATAATTAAAGGAATCTGTGATGGTTTGCATTATCTTCACGGTGAAAATCATATTGTTCACATGGATCTCAAACCTGCCAATATACAATTGGACAGTAACATGGTGCCAAAGATAACTGATTTTGGTCTATCAAGATTAGACAGCATATCACAAACTATGAGCTCAGAACGTCTTGTATCTCTGTAAGCTTAAAATTTTGAGAAAACATTTTTTTTATTCTGATATTTGCGCTCTTGAATTTTTATGAACATAATGTGCCGAACCATCGGTTTTTCATGTCACTACTGGAGGCCGTGGCTTTGCctagtgtttttacactcggcaaagagctctttgcactcggcaaaggctttgccgagtgtagcactcggcaaagtctgctCGGCAAAAattttctcggcaaagggtctttgccgagtgctttttatccgggcactcggcaaaataaaaaaaatgccgagtgcttggggcggcacttggcaaaatattttcgaccgttgcggcgccggccgttaacggttattttgccgagtgcccgacccagcactcaggaaaaaaaattacttttttaaaaaattactttgccgagtgccccagcccaggcactcggcaaagttttttttatttttttaaaaaaattactttgccgagtgcctctgcccaggcactcggcaaagttttttttattttttttaaaaaattactttgccgagtgcccctgcccaggcactcggcaaagaatttctaaattttttttaaaaaaatactttgccgagtgccgcggcgaggcactcggcaaagaattttttaaaaaaaatctttgccgagtgccttacccatggcactcggcaaagaccccgagaattgcaattttttttacattccattgtaacagacaatatatatatatatatacatcatcacatctatatcaccaacatgcattatatatcacaagcacacgcatatttaataaatccatcgaaaatccatcacaaatgcaccaaagttcaacatcacaagtttattattacaagttcaacatcacaaagttcaacatccctactgcggcgatggagactgcaggtgtggccccctGGACTGCGGTGAAGGACCGAACTGTGGCGAAGGGTTGACGCGATCAGCCACCGGTGACAcggtagcgggattgtttgaacccgccgacggaggctgcacaaaagagaagagattgcatatgttagactcaaaattgaaaatttcggcagcacctcccctgcacggggaggtttccaacctgcaagaaacaaaagcACGAAGACCGACaatcacaatggcacgaaggccgacaatcccaacggcacgaaggccaaaaatcacaacggcacgaaggtcgacaatcccaacggcacaaacgcattaaactttcatattcataggagtgaagtgtcgaactggagctggagctggcaactgcacttggacacccgatgcttgctcgatggtttgcatgatctgatacatgtccaccatctgcttcttcgtggcctccagctctgcggtcaggtgcgcttgcgtctcccttgtctctgccagctcggcctgcagtgtttcaatcacatgttttagTATTGCAAATatgatcaatgtgtgtaacgttcaatgtacgacgagtgaaaccagaattacctgaagttcatcgacccgcgacagtgttggagtaggccgtgcacgtatgggaaggcttctggccgtgctccgtgccctcacgtcggagagagagggtgcagagctcgaggagtcggcgccgtctacaatccacaaccgcccgtgcttcctgccttgccccagcctcacgatcgcctctgtctcaaggggctcagtgctcagattgtgatctGAGCCATGGAGCGCCCTAACCGAAATAGAAAcgctcgcagatatgcaaagacctGCATAACTCctaccgtatctctttcgaacgggagacgcctaactgggatcagcgacctaagaccatgatacggatagaggggttatacctagggtgccggtgaggtcaggctagcggggctatGGCAAGTCGGTTCAATGGCgccgcgacgcggtgcaggcagacccgcaacgctgacgaagacaatcggggtcaccgaggtccctccgccggggcctcctcctgcaaaaaaggcaatacattagtgacaattgaaaatttcggcagaacctcccctgcatggggaggtttcaaaaacctgcaaaaaagatcgacacgaaggccaacatccacaaacaacggctcgatggccgaaaaccacatacaacaactattactactaacaagggctcgatggccgacatccTTGCATGATTTGAATAGAAAGGGAAGGGCGAACCTagtgtgctcgtcgacggtgggcggGTCGGGAGCGGTGGCGCCGAGGGCATGGCACCGCCGCTAACGAGGCGTGTGACAGCGGCCGGGGCTCCTCCTCCCTttgtcctcctccttctcctctccacctccttctcctctcctccctcccttcttccttcttccttcttcctcctcaccttctcccttcttcctcctcttctcttcctcctcttcttccccttccttcttctcccgcctcccctgctcctcctacctCCCCTGCTCCTACGGGCGGCGCGGCCAGGGAAGAAGGACGGCCGGACACGGCCGCCGCTGCAGAAAATGGCCGGCCGGCACCAGCCAGCCACCTCTGGGCGGCCAAGGCGAGGGGGCCGGGGCCGTGGGGAGCTG
This sequence is a window from Miscanthus floridulus cultivar M001 chromosome 10, ASM1932011v1, whole genome shotgun sequence. Protein-coding genes within it:
- the LOC136488557 gene encoding cysteine-rich receptor-like protein kinase 25; the protein is MEFHLLESIIGGNKSPSHLKLPFLQFITKKISEELKIGNSGCGVVYKGIQRNQIIAVKRLLNSHTIEDKMFHREVKSMIMVSHKNVVRFLGYCSHTEERALFRMEGKRIIMAQDRERLLCFEYLINGSLQSYLTDELRGLEWQTRYKIIKGICDGLHYLHGENHIVHMDLKPANIQLDSNMVPKITDFGLSRLDSISQTMSSERLVSLGYCAPEYLHHGKMSTKSDIYSLGVIILVLVTGSKEEPNITKLIFLQKIQVINATHLQLLMLFCKLHEPGVGAAVYIVRDM